One Stenotrophomonas sp. SAU14A_NAIMI4_5 DNA segment encodes these proteins:
- a CDS encoding class I fructose-bisphosphate aldolase — MSIEQLAETAQAMVAPGKGIIAIDESTATIAKRFAGVGIENTEENRRAYRELLLTTPKLNEHISGAILYDETIRQSTKDGVPFAKYMADHGMIPGIKVDKGAHPLAGCPGELVTEGLDGLRERLQEYYKLGARFAKWRAVINIGDNTPSGTCIESNAHALARYAALCQECGLVPMVEPEVIMDGDHDIETCYEVTEATLRSLFDALYQQNVLLEGTILKASMVISGKGCDEQADAEEVAESTVMCLKSTVPAILPGVVFLSGGQTDEQSTEHLNAMNQLGNLPWPLSFSYGRAMQQAALKLWAKDMKGNYAAAQKTVYERAKDNGLAALGKWNG, encoded by the coding sequence ATGAGCATCGAACAGCTGGCTGAAACCGCCCAGGCCATGGTCGCCCCGGGCAAGGGCATCATCGCGATCGACGAATCCACCGCTACCATCGCCAAGCGTTTCGCCGGCGTCGGTATCGAGAACACCGAGGAGAACCGTCGTGCCTACCGCGAGCTGCTGCTGACCACGCCGAAGCTCAATGAGCACATTTCCGGCGCCATCCTGTACGACGAAACCATCCGCCAGTCGACCAAGGACGGCGTGCCGTTCGCCAAGTACATGGCCGACCACGGCATGATTCCGGGCATCAAGGTGGACAAGGGTGCACACCCGCTGGCCGGCTGCCCGGGCGAGCTGGTCACCGAAGGCCTCGACGGCCTGCGTGAGCGCCTGCAGGAGTACTACAAGCTGGGTGCGCGCTTCGCCAAGTGGCGTGCGGTCATCAACATCGGCGACAACACCCCGTCGGGCACCTGCATCGAGTCCAACGCCCACGCGCTGGCCCGCTATGCCGCCCTGTGCCAGGAATGCGGCCTGGTGCCGATGGTCGAGCCGGAAGTGATCATGGACGGCGACCACGACATCGAGACCTGCTACGAAGTCACCGAAGCCACCCTGCGTTCGCTGTTCGACGCGCTGTACCAGCAGAACGTGCTGCTGGAAGGCACCATCCTGAAGGCCTCGATGGTCATCTCCGGCAAGGGCTGCGATGAGCAGGCCGACGCCGAGGAAGTGGCCGAATCGACCGTGATGTGCCTGAAGAGCACCGTGCCGGCGATCCTGCCGGGCGTGGTGTTCCTGTCTGGTGGCCAGACCGACGAGCAGTCGACCGAGCACCTGAACGCGATGAACCAGCTGGGCAACCTGCCGTGGCCGCTGAGCTTCTCCTACGGCCGCGCCATGCAGCAGGCCGCGCTGAAGCTGTGGGCCAAGGACATGAAGGGCAACTACGCCGCTGCCCAGAAGACCGTGTACGAGCGCGCCAAGGACAACGGTCTGGCTGCGCTGGGCAAGTGGAACGGCTGA
- the pyk gene encoding pyruvate kinase, producing the protein MFERQRRTKILATLGPATDPPGVLEDLFRAGVNVVRLNFSHGDPSGQAKRAADVRAAAARVGVEVGILADLPGPKIRIERFAEGKVYLKAGDRFDLIASDNAGPGDASQVGVSYLGLPQDVGPGDVLLLDDGLMQLQVVEVQGERIINTVLNDGALSDRKGLNKQGGGLSLGALTERDKELIGIVAKIGVDFIAVSFCRNAQDMNDAREIAESHGCYAALVSKIERTEAIENLEEIVEASDVVMVARGDLGVEIGDAELPGLQKKIIKASLAQNKVVITATQMLQSMVESPIPTRAEVLDVANSVIDGTDAVMLSAETAAGAYPVKAVEAMARICLGAERQFQTETDFNASPRNLERADQAIAMATMFLSQHVGVRAIVAMTESGGTARYLSRFRAKAPVFAVTRHDGARRQMALMRDVYPINFDSRGLTPREAARGSIRLLVESDLLQAGDRVVFTSGEHMETHGATNTLRLLEVGQDGRASGLGDL; encoded by the coding sequence ATGTTCGAGCGTCAGCGTCGCACCAAGATCCTAGCCACCCTCGGTCCGGCGACCGACCCGCCGGGCGTGCTGGAGGATCTGTTCCGCGCAGGCGTGAACGTGGTTCGCCTCAATTTCAGCCACGGTGATCCGTCCGGCCAGGCCAAGCGCGCCGCCGACGTCCGTGCCGCCGCAGCCCGCGTGGGCGTGGAAGTGGGCATCCTGGCCGACCTGCCGGGCCCGAAGATCCGCATCGAGCGCTTCGCCGAAGGCAAGGTGTACCTGAAGGCCGGTGACCGCTTCGACCTGATCGCCAGCGACAACGCCGGCCCGGGCGATGCCAGCCAGGTGGGCGTGAGCTACCTCGGCCTGCCGCAGGACGTGGGCCCGGGCGATGTCCTGCTGCTCGACGATGGCCTGATGCAGCTGCAGGTGGTTGAAGTGCAGGGCGAGCGTATCATCAACACCGTGCTCAACGATGGCGCGCTGTCCGACCGCAAGGGCCTGAACAAGCAGGGCGGCGGCCTGTCGCTGGGCGCGCTGACCGAGCGCGACAAGGAACTGATCGGCATCGTCGCCAAGATCGGCGTCGACTTCATCGCCGTGTCCTTCTGCCGCAACGCGCAGGACATGAACGATGCCCGCGAGATCGCCGAATCGCACGGCTGCTACGCCGCGCTGGTGTCGAAGATCGAGCGCACCGAAGCCATCGAGAACCTGGAAGAGATCGTCGAAGCCAGTGACGTGGTGATGGTGGCCCGTGGCGACCTCGGCGTGGAAATCGGCGATGCCGAACTGCCGGGCCTGCAGAAGAAGATCATCAAGGCCTCGCTGGCGCAGAACAAGGTCGTCATCACCGCCACGCAGATGTTGCAGTCGATGGTGGAAAGCCCGATCCCGACCCGCGCCGAAGTGCTGGACGTGGCCAACTCGGTCATCGACGGTACCGACGCGGTGATGCTGTCGGCCGAAACCGCCGCCGGTGCCTACCCGGTGAAGGCGGTCGAAGCGATGGCCCGCATCTGCCTGGGTGCCGAGCGCCAGTTCCAGACCGAGACCGACTTCAACGCCTCGCCGCGCAACCTGGAACGTGCCGACCAGGCCATCGCCATGGCCACCATGTTCCTGTCGCAGCACGTGGGCGTGCGCGCCATCGTCGCGATGACCGAATCCGGTGGCACCGCCCGTTACCTGTCGCGTTTCCGCGCCAAGGCACCGGTGTTCGCGGTCACCCGCCATGACGGCGCCCGCCGCCAGATGGCGCTGATGCGCGATGTGTACCCGATCAACTTCGACAGCCGTGGCCTGACCCCGCGCGAAGCCGCACGCGGCAGCATCCGCCTGCTGGTGGAATCGGACCTGCTGCAGGCCGGTGACCGCGTCGTGTTCACCAGTGGCGAGCACATGGAAACCCATGGCGCCACCAATACGCTGCGCCTGCTGGAAGTGGGCCAGGACGGTCGCGCCAGCGGCCTGGGCGATCTGTAA
- a CDS encoding HAD hydrolase-like protein, with amino-acid sequence MSADLRADGEERATLFFDMDGTLIDSEVGITTCIAYALQKMGQPMPPQETLLGWIGPSLRTTFGPLFGDDVRVEEAVAFYRERFDAEGWREHTIYPDIEATVRALHGRGHRLAVVTAKNEPHARRIVEHLPFGSLFDEVIGSTPDGSRSSKPQLVGEALQRLQLQPAQCWMIGDRRMDIEGARHHGLRNVGVLWGFGGEAELTEAGAGHLAREPAQLLALLA; translated from the coding sequence ATGAGCGCCGATCTGCGTGCTGACGGAGAAGAGCGTGCAACGCTCTTCTTCGACATGGATGGCACCCTGATCGATTCGGAAGTGGGCATCACCACCTGCATTGCCTATGCGCTGCAGAAGATGGGCCAGCCGATGCCGCCGCAGGAAACCCTGCTGGGCTGGATCGGGCCGTCGCTGCGCACCACCTTCGGTCCGCTGTTCGGCGACGACGTGCGGGTGGAGGAGGCCGTGGCCTTCTACCGCGAGCGTTTCGACGCGGAAGGCTGGCGCGAGCACACGATCTACCCGGACATCGAAGCGACCGTGCGCGCGCTGCATGGCCGCGGCCACCGCCTGGCGGTGGTCACCGCCAAGAACGAGCCGCACGCGCGGCGCATCGTCGAGCATCTGCCGTTCGGCAGCCTGTTCGATGAGGTGATCGGTTCGACGCCGGACGGCTCGCGCAGCAGCAAGCCGCAGCTGGTCGGCGAGGCGCTGCAGCGCCTGCAGCTGCAACCGGCGCAGTGCTGGATGATCGGCGACCGCCGCATGGACATCGAAGGCGCGCGCCACCATGGCCTGCGCAACGTGGGCGTGCTGTGGGGCTTCGGCGGCGAAGCCGAGCTGACCGAGGCCGGTGCCGGCCACCTGGCCCGCGAACCGGCGCAGTTGCTGGCCCTGCTGGCCTGA
- a CDS encoding phosphoglycerate kinase — protein MSIVRMTDLDLSGKRVLIRQDLNVPIENGRITSEQRITASLPTLKRALEQGAAVMVTSHLGRPKEGVWTEADSLAPVAARLSELLGREVPLVRDWVDGVDVQPGQLVLLENCRMNVGEGKDDEALSKQYAALCDVFVMDAFGTAHRAQASTHGVIRFAPVAAGGPLLMAELDALAKALDAPAKPLLAIVAGSKVSTKLELLANLVGKVDQLIVGGGIANTFIAAAGYNVGKSLYEPDLLDTAKKIVADAQARGAAIPLPVDVVTAKQFLPDAAAEVKAVDAVAEDDLILDIGPQTAAQYAQLIEKAGTVVWNGPVGVFEFEAFSKGTEALARAIASSRAFSIAGGGDTLAAVDKFDIAGDVSYISTGGGAFLEFLEGKTLPAVAALAARGA, from the coding sequence ATGTCCATCGTCCGCATGACCGACCTCGACCTCTCCGGCAAGCGCGTACTGATCCGCCAGGATCTGAACGTGCCGATCGAGAATGGCCGCATCACCTCCGAACAGCGCATCACCGCTTCGCTGCCGACGCTCAAGCGCGCGCTGGAGCAGGGTGCCGCCGTGATGGTCACCTCGCACCTGGGCCGCCCGAAGGAAGGCGTGTGGACCGAAGCCGACTCGCTGGCGCCGGTCGCTGCGCGCCTGTCCGAGCTGCTCGGCCGCGAGGTTCCGCTGGTGCGCGACTGGGTCGACGGCGTCGACGTGCAGCCGGGCCAGCTGGTGCTGCTGGAAAACTGCCGCATGAACGTCGGCGAGGGCAAGGATGACGAAGCCCTGTCCAAGCAGTACGCCGCGCTCTGCGACGTGTTCGTGATGGATGCCTTCGGTACCGCGCACCGCGCCCAGGCCTCCACCCACGGCGTCATCCGCTTCGCCCCGGTCGCCGCCGGTGGCCCGCTGCTGATGGCCGAGCTGGACGCGCTGGCCAAGGCGCTGGATGCACCGGCCAAGCCGCTGCTGGCCATCGTCGCCGGCAGCAAGGTCAGCACCAAGCTGGAACTGCTGGCCAACCTGGTCGGCAAGGTCGACCAGCTGATCGTCGGTGGCGGCATCGCCAACACCTTCATCGCCGCCGCCGGCTACAACGTGGGCAAGTCGCTGTACGAACCGGACCTGCTGGATACCGCGAAGAAGATCGTGGCCGATGCGCAGGCACGTGGCGCGGCCATTCCGCTGCCGGTGGACGTGGTCACCGCCAAGCAGTTCCTGCCCGATGCCGCCGCCGAAGTGAAGGCCGTCGACGCCGTGGCCGAGGATGACCTGATCCTGGACATCGGCCCGCAGACCGCCGCGCAGTACGCGCAGCTGATCGAGAAGGCCGGCACCGTGGTCTGGAACGGCCCGGTCGGCGTGTTCGAATTCGAAGCCTTCAGCAAGGGCACCGAAGCGCTGGCCCGTGCCATCGCCAGCTCCAGGGCGTTCTCCATCGCCGGTGGCGGTGACACCCTGGCGGCCGTCGACAAGTTCGATATCGCCGGTGATGTCAGCTACATCTCCACCGGTGGCGGCGCGTTCCTGGAATTCCTGGAAGGCAAGACCCTGCCGGCCGTGGCTGCGCTGGCCGCACGCGGCGCATGA
- a CDS encoding helix-turn-helix domain-containing protein — protein sequence MNRYEVRFKLQVAKEACKTSTSVKAVARRYGLEFSTVRRWAATFRLHGRQGFHRKARSYDLQFKLAVLEKMSQDGMSAREATTHFQIGDAGAVGQWRRLY from the coding sequence ATGAATAGATATGAGGTTCGTTTCAAATTGCAGGTGGCCAAAGAGGCCTGCAAGACCTCCACATCGGTCAAGGCGGTTGCTCGCCGCTATGGTCTGGAGTTCTCCACGGTGAGGCGGTGGGCAGCGACCTTCCGGTTGCATGGTCGACAGGGGTTTCACCGCAAAGCCCGATCCTACGATCTCCAGTTCAAGCTGGCTGTCCTGGAGAAGATGAGCCAGGACGGCATGTCCGCACGGGAGGCCACCACCCACTTCCAGATTGGCGATGCCGGCGCGGTGGGACAGTGGCGGCGGCTGTAT
- a CDS encoding IS3 family transposase, translating to HSDQGWHYQHEKYRHTLAKHSLKQSMSRRGNCLDNAAMESFFGTLKSEFFYLKTFDSIERLEAGLMEYIRYYNEDRIRLKLKGLSPVKYRQQAALAA from the coding sequence CCACTCCGACCAAGGCTGGCATTACCAGCACGAAAAATACCGCCACACGCTCGCAAAGCACTCGCTGAAACAGAGCATGTCCCGGCGCGGCAACTGCCTGGACAATGCGGCCATGGAGAGCTTCTTCGGGACGCTGAAGTCGGAATTCTTCTACCTGAAGACCTTTGACAGCATCGAAAGGCTGGAAGCCGGGCTAATGGAGTACATCCGGTACTACAACGAAGACCGTATCCGATTGAAACTAAAGGGCCTGAGCCCGGTAAAGTACCGGCAGCAGGCCGCGTTGGCCGCCTGA
- a CDS encoding DUF3999 domain-containing protein: MKKWSTALLPILLALAGVASAQATDYRAHYAEQWPLSLSSAQSGAYRVVLEPAIYRRAGSADLGDLQVFNAAGQALPSALLAPDQPLAQPPVQRELPWFALPPLAEAQRNDLQLLTERDTDGRVRRVEARVGGGAVANGQGGWLIDASVLGQQPLAALVLDWADSGQPLQAQVQLDASDDLQHWRAVARDVPLVDLQRAGKRLLQRRLQVDGNARYLRVLPQGDARLPALRSVLAELPPAPATLPWEWLSLEPTAAGKGEYTFELDGRFPVSKADVASTDNSLVQWTLYSRDDADAEWQRLSAPWIAYQVQQGAVGQRQQSAAQSLGGIWRDRYWKLVASPVETATAPTLRLGYQPEVMVFLSQGAAPYALAVGSATARRAEAPIAVLIEELRQRNDPSWQPTLARLEGGPETLAGDAALKPQRDWKAWLLWALLGLGVLVVGGLAVSLLRQKPAPSA; this comes from the coding sequence ATGAAGAAGTGGAGCACGGCACTGCTGCCGATCCTGCTGGCCCTGGCCGGCGTCGCCTCGGCGCAGGCCACCGATTACCGCGCGCACTACGCCGAGCAGTGGCCGTTGAGCCTGTCCAGCGCGCAGTCCGGTGCCTACCGGGTGGTGCTGGAACCGGCCATCTACCGCCGCGCCGGCAGCGCCGACCTCGGCGACCTGCAGGTGTTCAACGCCGCCGGCCAGGCACTGCCCTCGGCGCTGCTGGCGCCGGACCAGCCACTGGCACAGCCGCCGGTGCAGCGCGAGCTGCCGTGGTTCGCGCTGCCGCCGTTGGCCGAAGCGCAGCGCAATGACCTGCAGCTGCTGACCGAGCGCGACACCGATGGCCGCGTGCGCCGGGTCGAAGCGCGCGTGGGCGGCGGTGCCGTGGCGAACGGGCAGGGTGGTTGGCTGATCGATGCCAGCGTGCTGGGCCAGCAGCCATTGGCCGCACTGGTGCTGGACTGGGCCGACAGCGGGCAACCGCTGCAGGCGCAGGTACAGCTGGATGCCAGCGACGACCTGCAGCACTGGCGCGCGGTCGCGCGCGACGTGCCGCTGGTGGATCTGCAGCGCGCCGGCAAGCGCCTGCTGCAGCGCCGCCTGCAGGTGGATGGCAACGCACGCTACCTGCGCGTGCTGCCGCAGGGCGACGCGCGCCTGCCGGCCCTGCGCAGCGTGCTGGCCGAACTGCCGCCGGCGCCGGCGACGTTGCCGTGGGAGTGGCTGTCGCTGGAACCCACTGCTGCCGGCAAGGGTGAATACACCTTCGAACTCGATGGGCGGTTCCCGGTCAGCAAGGCCGACGTGGCCAGCACCGACAACAGCCTGGTGCAGTGGACGCTGTACAGCCGCGACGATGCCGATGCGGAATGGCAGCGTCTCAGCGCACCGTGGATCGCCTACCAGGTGCAGCAGGGGGCCGTGGGCCAGCGCCAGCAGTCGGCCGCGCAGAGCCTGGGCGGCATCTGGCGCGACCGCTACTGGAAGCTGGTGGCCAGCCCGGTGGAAACGGCCACGGCACCGACCCTGCGCCTGGGCTACCAGCCGGAAGTGATGGTGTTCCTGAGCCAGGGCGCGGCGCCGTACGCGCTGGCCGTGGGCAGCGCCACCGCACGCCGCGCCGAAGCACCGATCGCGGTGCTGATCGAGGAACTGCGCCAGCGCAACGACCCGTCGTGGCAGCCGACGCTGGCGCGGCTGGAAGGCGGCCCGGAGACGCTGGCTGGCGATGCCGCGTTGAAGCCGCAGCGCGACTGGAAGGCGTGGTTGTTGTGGGCGCTGCTGGGGTTGGGCGTGCTGGTGGTGGGTGGCCTGGCGGTCAGCCTGCTGCGGCAGAAGCCTGCGCCTTCGGCGTAG
- a CDS encoding DUF2339 domain-containing protein translates to MEALIVLLVLALLAIPLLLVVALVMIAGLRRRVAALESALAEGITAVAPPRHEAEAPVPPPRAAAAAAETSEPPFLRPAAAAPPPVRPPEPSVAPPAPAPAAPPPVPAWPPLPAEPAMPNVIERAVGAVKRWFTEGNVPVKIGMLVLLAGVAALLKYVSDQGWLVVPIELRLAGITVGALGLLGFGWHQRERRRLFALALQGGAIGVLLLTIFAAFKRFELINPGFAFASSILLVAGLCVLAVMQNSRTLAVLGILAGFMAPLWLSTGSGNHVGLFSYYAVLNAGIFAIAWFRPWRALNLLGFAFTFGIGTFWGVLQYRADKFASTEPFLLLFFAFYLLIPLLYARRQPAERRDLVDGSLVFGTPLIAFSLQAGMLHEQPMTLALCALGLAAIYAVLARALIHRASYSVLAQSHAVLAVGFATLAVPLALSARATGAVFALEGAGLAWLGLRQQRWLPQVAAALLQLGAAFAFVVGADYWHGDTRFLLNPTAIGALLLAVAGFASAWSYQRRARHDVAVVYYLWGLLWWLGGFVHEIGRFIEHAAQADALLVLAAVTAWLAAEVQRRQPARALGMTALVMLAAGFPLALLQSDAHQQPFAGYGALGWAVFAVLGVRTLLCLRQGGDGVARIAQFLWWLLWPSLLSLLALWGGDTAHLAQGWCALLVTLPWLLLAALSLWRWTWLRWPLGDAFDAARVALQSVVFGVLACAWWIGITLAGDAAPLPWLPVLNPAELAQWLSLLLAARWLFGGQAPALLQRLRVPLLALAGFIALTSTVLHGVHHWGGVPWAPSMARESLAQTSLTVLWSVLGVIAWVWGSRRGQRVLWMVGAVLMAVVLAKLVLIDRQHLGNLLGIASFIAYGLLCTVVGYLAPAPPGTAPTVENTQ, encoded by the coding sequence ATGGAAGCACTGATCGTCCTGTTGGTTCTGGCGCTGCTGGCGATACCGCTGCTGCTGGTGGTGGCGCTGGTGATGATTGCCGGCCTGCGTCGGCGCGTGGCCGCGCTGGAAAGCGCGCTGGCAGAGGGCATCACGGCCGTCGCCCCACCGCGGCATGAAGCCGAGGCCCCGGTGCCACCACCGCGGGCGGCCGCTGCCGCCGCGGAGACCAGCGAACCGCCGTTCCTGCGCCCGGCCGCTGCCGCGCCGCCGCCGGTCCGGCCCCCCGAACCCTCCGTTGCGCCGCCCGCACCGGCACCCGCCGCACCGCCGCCGGTACCGGCATGGCCGCCATTGCCAGCGGAACCGGCGATGCCCAACGTGATCGAACGCGCCGTGGGCGCGGTCAAGCGCTGGTTCACCGAAGGCAACGTGCCGGTGAAGATCGGCATGCTGGTGCTGCTGGCCGGCGTCGCCGCGCTGTTGAAGTACGTCAGCGACCAGGGGTGGCTGGTGGTGCCGATCGAGCTGCGCCTGGCCGGCATTACCGTTGGCGCACTCGGCCTGCTCGGTTTCGGCTGGCACCAGCGCGAACGCCGCCGGTTGTTCGCGCTGGCCCTGCAGGGCGGCGCCATCGGCGTGCTGCTGCTGACCATCTTCGCCGCGTTCAAGCGCTTTGAACTCATCAACCCCGGCTTCGCCTTCGCCAGCTCGATCCTGCTGGTGGCGGGCCTGTGCGTGCTGGCCGTGATGCAGAACTCGCGCACGCTGGCGGTGCTCGGCATCCTCGCCGGCTTCATGGCGCCGCTGTGGCTGTCCACCGGCAGCGGCAACCACGTGGGCCTGTTCAGCTACTACGCGGTGCTCAACGCGGGCATCTTCGCCATCGCCTGGTTCCGTCCGTGGCGCGCGCTCAACCTGCTGGGTTTTGCTTTCACCTTCGGCATCGGCACGTTCTGGGGCGTGCTGCAGTACCGCGCCGACAAGTTCGCCAGCACCGAGCCGTTCCTGCTGCTGTTCTTCGCCTTCTACCTGCTGATCCCGCTGCTGTACGCACGCCGCCAGCCGGCCGAGCGCCGCGACCTGGTCGATGGCAGCCTGGTGTTCGGCACGCCGCTGATCGCGTTCTCGCTGCAGGCCGGCATGCTGCACGAGCAGCCGATGACGCTGGCGCTGTGCGCGCTGGGCCTGGCCGCGATCTATGCCGTGCTGGCGCGCGCGCTGATCCACCGCGCCTCGTACAGCGTGCTGGCGCAGTCGCACGCGGTGCTGGCCGTGGGCTTTGCCACCCTGGCGGTGCCGCTGGCGCTGTCGGCGCGCGCCACCGGTGCGGTGTTCGCGCTGGAAGGCGCCGGCCTGGCTTGGCTGGGGCTGCGGCAGCAGCGCTGGCTGCCGCAGGTGGCGGCTGCGCTGCTGCAGCTCGGCGCCGCGTTCGCGTTCGTGGTGGGCGCCGACTACTGGCACGGCGACACGCGGTTCCTGCTCAACCCCACCGCCATCGGTGCGCTGCTGCTGGCCGTGGCCGGTTTCGCCAGTGCGTGGAGCTACCAGCGCCGCGCGCGGCATGACGTGGCCGTGGTTTATTACCTGTGGGGCCTGCTGTGGTGGCTGGGCGGATTCGTCCATGAGATCGGCCGCTTCATCGAGCACGCGGCGCAGGCCGACGCGCTGTTGGTGCTGGCGGCGGTCACCGCCTGGCTGGCGGCCGAGGTGCAGCGTCGCCAGCCGGCCCGCGCGCTGGGCATGACCGCACTGGTGATGCTGGCCGCCGGCTTCCCGCTGGCCCTGCTGCAGAGCGATGCGCACCAGCAGCCGTTTGCCGGTTACGGCGCGCTGGGCTGGGCGGTGTTCGCCGTGCTGGGCGTGCGCACCCTGCTGTGCCTGCGCCAGGGCGGCGACGGTGTGGCCCGTATCGCCCAGTTCCTGTGGTGGCTGCTGTGGCCGTCGCTGCTGTCCCTGCTTGCGCTGTGGGGCGGCGATACCGCGCACCTGGCCCAGGGCTGGTGCGCGCTGCTGGTGACCCTGCCGTGGCTGCTGCTGGCGGCGTTGTCGCTGTGGCGCTGGACGTGGCTGCGCTGGCCGCTGGGTGACGCCTTCGATGCTGCGCGCGTGGCGTTGCAGAGCGTGGTGTTCGGCGTGCTGGCCTGCGCCTGGTGGATCGGCATCACCCTCGCCGGCGATGCCGCACCGCTGCCGTGGCTGCCGGTGCTGAACCCGGCCGAGCTGGCGCAGTGGCTGAGCCTGCTGCTGGCCGCGCGCTGGCTGTTCGGCGGCCAGGCCCCGGCGCTGTTGCAGCGCCTGCGCGTGCCGCTGCTGGCGCTGGCCGGGTTCATCGCCCTGACCAGCACCGTGCTGCATGGCGTGCACCACTGGGGCGGTGTGCCCTGGGCGCCGTCGATGGCCCGCGAGAGCCTGGCCCAGACCAGCCTGACCGTGCTGTGGAGCGTGCTCGGCGTGATCGCCTGGGTCTGGGGCTCGCGCCGGGGCCAGCGCGTGCTGTGGATGGTGGGCGCCGTGCTGATGGCCGTGGTCCTGGCCAAGCTGGTGCTGATCGACCGCCAGCACCTGGGCAACCTGCTGGGTATCGCATCGTTCATCGCCTACGGCCTGCTGTGCACGGTCGTGGGCTATCTGGCGCCGGCGCCCCCGGGCACCGCGCCAACCGTGGAGAACACGCAATGA
- the gap gene encoding type I glyceraldehyde-3-phosphate dehydrogenase, with product MAIKVGINGFGRIGRNVLRSAVLNFGDDIEIVAINDLLEPDYLAYMLKYDSVHGRFKADVAVQGNDLLVNGKKIRLTQERDPANLKWDEVGADVVLEATGLFLTKETAQKHIDAGAKKVILSAPSKDDTPMFVFGVNDKTYAGQAIISNASCTTNCLAPLAKVINDKWGIKRGLMTTVHAATATQKTVDGPSNKDWRGGRGILENIIPSSTGAAKAVGVVIPELNKKLTGMSFRVPTSDVSVVDLTVELEKEATYAEICAEVKAQSEGALKGILGYTEDKVVATDFVGETHTSVFDADAGIALDGTFVKLVSWYDNEWGYSNKCLEMAKVVAAK from the coding sequence ATGGCAATCAAGGTTGGTATCAACGGTTTCGGTCGCATCGGACGCAACGTCCTGCGCTCGGCGGTGCTGAACTTCGGCGATGACATCGAAATCGTGGCCATCAACGATCTGCTGGAGCCGGACTACCTGGCGTACATGCTGAAGTACGACTCCGTGCATGGCCGCTTCAAGGCCGACGTGGCCGTGCAGGGCAACGACCTGCTGGTCAACGGCAAGAAGATCCGCCTGACCCAGGAACGCGACCCGGCCAACCTGAAGTGGGACGAAGTCGGCGCCGACGTGGTGCTGGAAGCCACCGGCCTGTTCCTGACCAAGGAAACCGCGCAGAAGCACATCGACGCGGGCGCCAAGAAGGTCATCCTGTCGGCCCCGTCGAAGGACGACACGCCGATGTTCGTGTTCGGCGTGAACGACAAGACCTACGCTGGCCAGGCGATCATCTCCAACGCCTCGTGCACCACCAACTGCCTGGCCCCGCTGGCCAAGGTCATCAACGACAAGTGGGGCATCAAGCGCGGCCTGATGACCACCGTGCACGCGGCCACCGCCACCCAGAAGACCGTCGATGGCCCGTCCAACAAGGACTGGCGCGGCGGCCGTGGCATCCTGGAAAACATCATTCCGTCGTCCACCGGCGCAGCCAAGGCCGTCGGCGTGGTCATCCCGGAACTGAACAAGAAGCTGACCGGCATGAGCTTCCGCGTCCCGACCTCGGACGTGTCGGTGGTCGACCTGACCGTCGAGCTGGAGAAGGAAGCCACCTACGCCGAGATCTGCGCCGAAGTGAAGGCACAGAGCGAAGGCGCGCTGAAGGGCATCCTGGGCTACACCGAAGACAAGGTGGTGGCCACCGATTTCGTCGGTGAAACCCACACCTCCGTGTTCGATGCCGACGCCGGTATCGCCCTGGACGGTACCTTCGTCAAGCTCGTGTCGTGGTACGACAACGAGTGGGGCTACTCGAACAAGTGCCTGGAAATGGCCAAGGTCGTCGCGGCCAAGTAA
- a CDS encoding OmpW family outer membrane protein, with translation MRKTSPLILAGLAAAVSLAAAPAMAQSKGDWTVSAGVHQVAPKSNNGSLAGGTLKVDVDNDVKPTITGEYFIADNLGIEVLAALPFKHDININGLGRVGSSKQLPPVVTLQYHFNSAGKVSPFVGAGLNYTTFFSEDTTGALAGSKLKLEDSWGLAAHAGVDFAIGEKGALRVDMRWIDIDSKVKLDGEKIGTVNIDPLVYGVSYVFKF, from the coding sequence ATGCGCAAGACCTCCCCCCTGATCCTGGCCGGCCTGGCCGCCGCCGTCTCGCTGGCCGCCGCCCCGGCCATGGCCCAGTCCAAGGGCGACTGGACCGTCTCGGCCGGCGTCCACCAGGTCGCCCCGAAGTCGAACAACGGTTCGCTGGCCGGTGGCACCCTGAAGGTGGACGTGGACAACGACGTCAAGCCGACCATCACCGGCGAGTACTTCATCGCCGACAACCTTGGCATCGAAGTGCTGGCGGCCCTGCCGTTCAAGCACGACATCAACATCAACGGCCTGGGCCGGGTGGGCAGCAGCAAGCAGCTGCCGCCGGTGGTCACCCTGCAGTACCACTTCAACAGCGCCGGCAAGGTCTCGCCGTTCGTGGGCGCGGGCCTGAACTACACGACCTTCTTCAGCGAGGACACCACCGGCGCGCTGGCCGGCAGCAAGCTGAAACTGGAAGACTCGTGGGGCCTGGCCGCACATGCCGGCGTGGACTTCGCCATCGGCGAAAAGGGCGCGCTGCGCGTGGACATGCGCTGGATCGACATCGACAGCAAGGTGAAACTGGATGGCGAGAAGATCGGCACGGTGAACATCGACCCGCTGGTGTACGGCGTGTCGTACGTCTTCAAGTTCTAA